The following are from one region of the Bacteroides sp. genome:
- a CDS encoding acyl-CoA desaturase, which yields METKISFARNRDLEFKKALHSRVNAYFESKGLSKNCNAAMVVKTIVMLSLYIVPFILILSIPMPYWTVLLMYFLMGVGVAGIGMSVMHDANHFGYSKNPRINRLVGFSMNLLGADSYNWKIKHNKLHHVFTNIYGKDEDINSRVILRFAFGSPLKKYHRYQYLYAWFFYALMTLSMMFGDISKRISNRKRGLTNISAGAFWRSMAWLIVSKVLYFGVIIGLPIILTDLLWWQVLLGFLLMHLVAGTIMSLIFQMAHVVEGTAQAIPDAEGRIQDSLIVHQLRSTADFSKGNKLISWYVGGLNFQVEHHLYPKVCHVHYPAIARIVETTTREFSIPYNVYNTFGEAIRAHIQTLRRLGREEHPFPA from the coding sequence ATGGAAACAAAAATATCATTTGCCCGCAACAGGGACCTTGAATTTAAAAAGGCTTTGCATAGTCGTGTCAATGCCTATTTTGAATCAAAAGGCTTGTCGAAAAATTGCAACGCTGCAATGGTTGTTAAAACGATTGTAATGCTTTCCCTTTATATTGTACCTTTTATCCTTATCCTGAGCATCCCGATGCCTTACTGGACAGTCCTGCTCATGTACTTTTTAATGGGTGTGGGGGTTGCTGGGATTGGCATGTCGGTCATGCACGATGCCAATCATTTTGGCTATTCAAAGAACCCAAGGATCAATAGGCTTGTGGGGTTTTCAATGAACCTGCTCGGCGCAGACTCCTATAACTGGAAAATAAAGCACAACAAGCTCCATCACGTATTTACAAACATTTATGGTAAGGACGAAGACATCAACAGCCGGGTCATCCTGCGGTTTGCCTTCGGCTCGCCCCTGAAGAAATACCACCGTTATCAGTATCTGTATGCTTGGTTCTTCTATGCCCTGATGACCCTGTCGATGATGTTTGGTGATATCTCAAAACGGATCAGCAACCGCAAGCGGGGCCTGACCAATATTTCAGCCGGAGCATTCTGGCGTTCCATGGCCTGGTTGATTGTTTCTAAAGTTTTATATTTCGGGGTCATTATCGGTTTGCCAATCATTCTTACTGACCTTCTCTGGTGGCAGGTCCTGCTGGGATTCCTGCTGATGCACCTGGTGGCAGGTACCATCATGAGCCTGATCTTCCAGATGGCCCACGTGGTGGAGGGCACTGCCCAGGCAATCCCCGACGCAGAGGGTCGTATACAGGACTCACTGATCGTCCATCAGCTCAGGTCAACCGCCGATTTCTCTAAAGGAAACAAACTTATTTCCTGGTATGTGGGAGGGCTCAATTTCCAGGTCGAACACCACCTGTATCCAAAGGTTTGCCACGTGCATTACCCGGCCATTGCCAGGATCGTGGAGACTACCACACGTGAATTCAGTATTCCCTATAATGTTTACAACACCTTTGGCGAAGCTATCCGGGCCCACATCCAGACTCTAAGAAGGCTTGGACGGGAAGAACATCCCTTTCCTGCCTGA